A window of the Hippoglossus stenolepis isolate QCI-W04-F060 chromosome 8, HSTE1.2, whole genome shotgun sequence genome harbors these coding sequences:
- the si:dkey-12j5.1 gene encoding probable assembly chaperone of rpl4 isoform X2, with translation MGGQAKGKKKNKPKRNENRPNRDAGIVGLTPQERMKVRMHEKAKKKTAEKYPVQQLLEKTEECMDSLDFEMAGLFCQRALDVEATNLQALDMLGHICSELGDTLKAKGAFLRAVELSPDEGHSKYMYLGQIHTGQEAVDFYTKGIQVLLSALDKQAETTAQAGATSREADEDSELPTAKDVSAAYCSIAEIYLTDLCMEEGAADKCREFVEKALQYHQDNPEALQLMASYLFSTEKNQEGREYLLKSVGLWLPAQKQSAASSSTDERMQSEIPPYESRITTAKLLIESEEYEMAVDVLEGLLEEDDEVVQVWYLSGWVCYLQLEKSKEQQEREGREVTEEETEERTALKEAARSYLTNAKKLYSKLRCDDQPILEHVEKLLGELGGEIEGEEEDPALDEDYEPCSDEEGDNADAAMEH, from the exons ATGGGAGGACAGGCtaaagggaagaagaaaaacaaaccgaAGAGGAACGAGAACCGTCCCAACAGGG ATGCAGGAATTGTGGGATTGACGCCTCAGGAGCGGATGAAAGTAAGAATGCACGAAAAAGCCAAGAAGAAGACAGCTGAGAAGTACCCTGTGCAGCAGCTACTGGAGAAG ACAGAGGAATGCATGGACAGCTTGGACTTCGAGATGGCTGGTCTCTTCTGTCAACGAGCCCTGGATGTGGAGGCCACCAACCTCCAAGCTCTAGATATGCTGGGACACATCTGCTCTGAACTAGGAGACACACTTAAAGCTAAGGGA GCTTTCCTGCGTGCAGTGGAGCTGAGCCCCGATGAAGGCCACAGTAAGTACATGTACCTGGGACAGATCCACACAGGTCAGGAGGCTGTGGACTTCTACACCAAAGGAATACAGGTCCTACTGTCTGCATTGGACAAACAAGCAGAGACAAca GCTCAGGCCGGAGCTACTTCTCGGGAAGCAGATGAGGACTCCGAGCTCCCAACAGCGAAAGATGTTAGCGCAGCCTACTGCTCCATCGCTGAGATTTACCTCACAGACCTCTG caTGGAAGAGGGAGCTGCAGACAAGTGCAGAGAGTTTGTCGAGAAAGCATTACAGTATCACCAAGACAACCCTGAGGCTCTACAGCTCATGGCCAGTTACCTGTTCAGTACAGAGAAAAACCAg GAAGGCAGAGAATACCTGTTGAAGAGCGTCGGATTGTGGCTTCCTGCCCAGAAACAGAGTGCAGCTTCCTCCAGCACAGACGAGCGCATGCAG AGTGAAATCCCTCCGTACGAGTCTCGCATCACCACGGCCAAACTGCTCATCGAGTCTGAGGAATACGAG ATGGCCGTAGACGTGTTGGAGGGTCTTCTGGAGGAGGACGATGAGGTCGTCCAG GTGTGGTATCTCTCCGGCTGGGTGTGTTACCTCCAGCTGGAAAAATCAAAGGAGCAgcaagaaagagagggaagggaagtgacggaggaggagacggaggagcgGACGGCGCTGAAGGAGGCTGCCAGATCGTACCTGACCAACGCAAAGAAg CTGTACAGTAAGCTGCGATGTGATGACCAGCCGATTTTGGAGCATGTGGAGAAGCTGCTCGGCGAGCTGGGAGGAGAGattgagggagaggaggaagaccCAGCGCTTGATGAAGACTATGAACCCTGTAGTGATGAAGAGGGGGACAACGCAGATGCAGCAATGGAACACTGA
- the si:dkey-12j5.1 gene encoding probable assembly chaperone of rpl4 isoform X1, whose amino-acid sequence MGGQAKGKKKNKPKRNENRPNRDAGIVGLTPQERMKVRMHEKAKKKTAEKYPVQQLLEKTEECMDSLDFEMAGLFCQRALDVEATNLQALDMLGHICSELGDTLKAKGAFLRAVELSPDEGHSKYMYLGQIHTGQEAVDFYTKGIQVLLSALDKQAETTQAQAGATSREADEDSELPTAKDVSAAYCSIAEIYLTDLCMEEGAADKCREFVEKALQYHQDNPEALQLMASYLFSTEKNQEGREYLLKSVGLWLPAQKQSAASSSTDERMQSEIPPYESRITTAKLLIESEEYEMAVDVLEGLLEEDDEVVQVWYLSGWVCYLQLEKSKEQQEREGREVTEEETEERTALKEAARSYLTNAKKLYSKLRCDDQPILEHVEKLLGELGGEIEGEEEDPALDEDYEPCSDEEGDNADAAMEH is encoded by the exons ATGGGAGGACAGGCtaaagggaagaagaaaaacaaaccgaAGAGGAACGAGAACCGTCCCAACAGGG ATGCAGGAATTGTGGGATTGACGCCTCAGGAGCGGATGAAAGTAAGAATGCACGAAAAAGCCAAGAAGAAGACAGCTGAGAAGTACCCTGTGCAGCAGCTACTGGAGAAG ACAGAGGAATGCATGGACAGCTTGGACTTCGAGATGGCTGGTCTCTTCTGTCAACGAGCCCTGGATGTGGAGGCCACCAACCTCCAAGCTCTAGATATGCTGGGACACATCTGCTCTGAACTAGGAGACACACTTAAAGCTAAGGGA GCTTTCCTGCGTGCAGTGGAGCTGAGCCCCGATGAAGGCCACAGTAAGTACATGTACCTGGGACAGATCCACACAGGTCAGGAGGCTGTGGACTTCTACACCAAAGGAATACAGGTCCTACTGTCTGCATTGGACAAACAAGCAGAGACAAca CAGGCTCAGGCCGGAGCTACTTCTCGGGAAGCAGATGAGGACTCCGAGCTCCCAACAGCGAAAGATGTTAGCGCAGCCTACTGCTCCATCGCTGAGATTTACCTCACAGACCTCTG caTGGAAGAGGGAGCTGCAGACAAGTGCAGAGAGTTTGTCGAGAAAGCATTACAGTATCACCAAGACAACCCTGAGGCTCTACAGCTCATGGCCAGTTACCTGTTCAGTACAGAGAAAAACCAg GAAGGCAGAGAATACCTGTTGAAGAGCGTCGGATTGTGGCTTCCTGCCCAGAAACAGAGTGCAGCTTCCTCCAGCACAGACGAGCGCATGCAG AGTGAAATCCCTCCGTACGAGTCTCGCATCACCACGGCCAAACTGCTCATCGAGTCTGAGGAATACGAG ATGGCCGTAGACGTGTTGGAGGGTCTTCTGGAGGAGGACGATGAGGTCGTCCAG GTGTGGTATCTCTCCGGCTGGGTGTGTTACCTCCAGCTGGAAAAATCAAAGGAGCAgcaagaaagagagggaagggaagtgacggaggaggagacggaggagcgGACGGCGCTGAAGGAGGCTGCCAGATCGTACCTGACCAACGCAAAGAAg CTGTACAGTAAGCTGCGATGTGATGACCAGCCGATTTTGGAGCATGTGGAGAAGCTGCTCGGCGAGCTGGGAGGAGAGattgagggagaggaggaagaccCAGCGCTTGATGAAGACTATGAACCCTGTAGTGATGAAGAGGGGGACAACGCAGATGCAGCAATGGAACACTGA
- the LOC118113144 gene encoding LOW QUALITY PROTEIN: G patch domain-containing protein 8 (The sequence of the model RefSeq protein was modified relative to this genomic sequence to represent the inferred CDS: inserted 1 base in 1 codon; deleted 1 base in 1 codon), protein MGPKPREAPGMACSACYYLVISSTHLSNGHFRRVKGVFRGPLCPTATSDSPERAEGALGCSLEDLKSLFYCELCDKQYLRHQEFDNHINSYDHAHKQRLKDLKHREFARNVASKSWKDQRKQEKALRRLHQLAQLQQETQRVPGRTYGLRSTVRAVCQSQDRDVDQRHHSPDHKPQPFNHTQRPRPAQSRTARLQGEDPCRSLCQIPLATAPAESPLIAHPESNIDPHAVNPPPCPGLYPQLPLPGRERVGGRLGVSFCFSRRGPRLEPSASVFSDLEEEEREKREQMKERIKGIMEDMDREIGAAEERKHSKSGSSSVRPSDMGLIPGETVGEEEETENTGFVKEHSPVSTESPDNQSHNSLSSPSETQVTTWGGELAGSHMDTENTDSETERKPGTETGREESQHVCVLGRDGSTPLRWPVTLLKFTKSQPHISYSCNPLCLSPPRPEPLTDDLQESQQNRLCALSDESNPRVSVILTSDAHSCLQRQTRRELRAAGQKIAEENFKTEQHIAAETKAHLFLRKHLSSSETGRGRESCSLSMDTCERAASHPFDPAHSDSSDTNSQNPPGSRLGGARGIGERTITALSCKLESVTQSGTQGICISPSRCECGSEATCECASAAQPFVGVSEVSRKKRKASTKKYKLGKRKRSEKEKASNKRQSPRCKVRSVVSTVSTVRDRRGKAGGSWGKKRRQRESVETRVRRAGSSCLLGRCEAEPVSVSVRKRRPHRSHSIDSQHCSTYSHLSRHSADRDTEGEGKRDGVAVTFPWRSHVSLHSFSPGCNSKLFWERGHHSNPRSFIDCCYPDNSCGSSPARKREPPHKDRKFIHGMRKSSRHREVWEERGRNVGGYSGCRDRGPMSDTGQWEWMRGNCPGGSEEGRSRTGLRSRNRAVERDQVVRFSPSPSSWARRSRHLSTEDVDWDRCSVDRWTWGSSDSWEDRGAHTSTSGSRAAADSRDGLGCVWRCTGTRNSSSRHFSSPEWWTSRQTYSPQSVINTRASRCYSPRSCSPCSSTSMSELSWEWSRSSTCSGNTADGLTVNSSRTSSGAAGNSSEAPQEAKKQRSSTSTSFGLTSTSLPHSSPLKSSLIPTVSGLNVHLCETIASQLEEPNSQSDLRPSAPVTTSSSGTTLPGPSPSKSLPQKQTRTLLLPLIGKLPAIQRRARRKKWLLEKSQDKEGEEEEEAKRIGAGPGAVVVRQNHPVDVAESNPSSTPNLCPSQIRTDDKQTGGETAQPISFTAEEMDKYRLLQEQAREHMQKVLERTQESADTHTETNYTHSAQADDRLTSEEQYTLVPLHNPPQPQAQSIHTDTMQTQAQHGLQISLLLPHVTPQENFTRAMALRLPSLPPLPASPPHQLHHIILQHAALSLPPSSSSSPASSPSPAMHPHPLPPIHHSLPHQLHLXPFSISSLFPSILLSHHPIPLLPQSAAFHATPLSQLSPVALQPLNPQPFMDRVWPVRFQQKAL, encoded by the exons AGGCTGAAGGACCTCAAGCATCGGGAGTTTGCTCGCAACGTGGCCTCGAAATCATGGAAGGACCAGCGCAAACAGGAGAAGGCTCTCAGACGCCTGCACCAACTTGCACAGCTGCAACAGGAAACTCAGCG AGTCCCGGGGAGGACTTACGGGCTGAGAAGTACAGTCAGGGCTGTGTGCCAGTCGCAAGATAGAGACGTGGACCAAAGACACCACAGCCCTGACCACAAACCTCAACCTTTCAACCACACCCAGAGACCCCGTCCTGCGCAATCCAGGACAGCTCGTCTCCAGGGAGAAGATCCATGCCGATCTCTGTGCCAAATACCGTTGGCTACTGCTCCAGCAGAGTCCCCACTAATCGCACATCCGGAATCCAACATAGACCCTCATGCAGTGAACCCGCCGCCCTGCCCAGGCTTGTATCCACAGCTGCCTCTCCCTGGGCgggagagagtgggaggcaGACTTGGGGTGTCCTTCTGCTTCTCACGCAGGGGACCCAGGCTGGAGCCTTCTGCGTCCGTCTTCTCGGAcctcgaggaggaggagcgagagaAGAGGGAGCAGATGAAAGAAAGGATAAAGGGAATAATGGAAGATATGGACAGGGAGATTGgcgcagcagaggagaggaagcacaGTAAGTCTGGCTCTAGCAGTGTTAGGCCAAGCGATATGGGGCTAATCCCTGGGGAGACTgtgggagaagaggaagagacagaaaatacagGCTTTGTGAAAGAACACTCTCCTGTTTCCACGGAATCACCTGATAACCAGAGCCACAATTCATTATCGTCACCATCAGAGACCCAGGTGACCACATGGGGCGGGGAGCTAGCAGGGTCACACATGGACACCGAGAACACAGACAGCGAGACAGAGCGAAAGCCAGGAACAGAGacggggagggaggagagtcagcacgtgtgtgtgctgGGGAGAGATGGCTCCACTCCTCTAAGATGGCCTGTCACTTTACTGAAGTTCACCAAGTCCCAACCACACATTTCCTACAGCTGCAACCCACTCTGCCTGAGCCCCCCACGACCAGAGCCACTCACAGACGATCTGCAGGAGTCACAACAGAATCGGTTGTGTGCTCTCTCAGATGAATCAAACCCCCGTGTGTCAGTTATTCTCACATCAGACGCTCACTCCTGTTTACAAAGACAGACAAGACGTGAGTTGAGAGCAGCGGGACAGAAAATAGCTGAGGAGAATTTCAAGACGGAGCAACATATCGCTGCGGAGACGAAAGCACACCTGTTCCTAAGAAAACACCTTTCATCATCCGAAACAGGACGAGGAAGGGAAAGCTGCAGTCTAAGTATGGATACCTGTGAGAGGGCAGCCTCCCATCCATTTGACCCTGCCCATAGTGACAGCTCAGACACAAACTCCCAGAATCCTCCGGGAAGCAGATTAGGGGGTGCGAGAGGGATCGGGGAGAGAACCATCACAGCCCTGAGCTGTAAATTAGAGTCTGTCACCCAGTCTGGCACACAGGGGATATGCATTAGCCCATCCAGGTGTGAGTGTGGGAGTGAGGCAACGTGCGAGTGTGCCAGCGCTGCGCAGCCGTTCGTGGGTGTCTCAGAAGTGTCACGCAAAAAGAGGAAAGCTAGCACAAAGAAATACAAGctgggaaagaggaagaggagtgaaaaggaaaaagctTCAAACAAGCGCCAATCACCGAGGTGCAAAGTGAGGAGTGTTGTCTCTACGGTCTCCACCGTCAGAGACAGGAGGGGAAAAGCTGGAGGGAGCtgggggaagaagaggaggcaaagGGAGAGCGTGGAGACGAGGGTGAGGAGAGCAGGGAGCAGCTGTCTGCTGGGGAGATGTGAGGCTGAGccagtgtctgtctctgtcaggaAGAGGAGGCCTCACAGGAGCCACAGCATCGACTCCCAGCACTGCAGTACCTACTCCCATCTCAGCAGACactcagcagacagagacaccGAGGGGGAGGGAAAGCGAGACGGAGTTGCTGTGACTTTTCCGTGGCGCTCTCACGTCTCCTTACACTCTTTCTCACCAGGATGTAACTCAAAGCTGTTTTGGGAAAGGGGTCACCATAGCAACCCCAGGAGTTTCATTGACTGCTGTTACCCTGACAACAGCTGTGGTAGCAGCCCGGCGAGAAAGAGAGAACCCCCCCACAAGGACAGGAAATTCATTCATGGCATGAGGAAGAGTTCGAGGCATCGTGAGGTCTGGGAGGAGAGGGGCCGGAACGTGGGAGGGTATtcaggctgcagagacagaggccCGATGTCAGATACTGGGCAGTGGGAGTGGATGAGAGGAAACTGTCCTGGAGGTAGTGAGGAGGGAAGGTCAAGGACCGGGTTGAGATCAAGAAACAGGGCAGTAGAGAGGGATCAGGTGGTGAGGTTTAGCCCCAGTCCCAGCAGCTGGGCCAGGAGAAGCAGACATCTTAGCACCGAAGATGTAGATTGGGACAGATGCAGTGTGGACAGATGGACGTGGGGCAGCAGTGACAGCTGGGAAGACAGGGGGgcacacacatccacatccGGCTCCAGGGCGGCGGCAGACAGCAGAGACGGCCTGGGCTGCGTGTGGAGATGTACAGGCACCAGAAACTCAAGCTCCAGACACTTCTCCAGCCCTGAGTGGTGGACAAGCAGGCAGACGTACAGCCCCCAGAGTGTGATCAACACGCGGGCCAGCAGATGTTACAGCCCACGCTCCTGCAGcccctgcagcagcaccagcatGTCTGAGCTGAGCTGGGagtggagcaggagcagcaccTGCTCAGGAAACACAGCGGACGGGCTGACAGTGAACTCCAGCAGGACGtcttcaggagctgcaggaaactCATCCGAAGCCCCTCAGGAGGCAAAGAAGCAGAGGAGCTCCACGTCCACTTCATTTGGCCTTACCTCCACGTCCCTCCCCCATTCCTCCCCCCTCAAATCCTCTCTTATTCCCACAGTTTCAGGCCTTAACGTGCACCTTTGTGAAACAATTGCTTCACAGCTAGAAGAGCCCAATTCACAGTCTGACCTTAGACCCTCAGCCCCTGTCACCACCAGCAGCTCAGGCACAACTCTTCCAGGACCATCCCCCAGTAAGTCTCTGCCACAGAAACAAACCAGGACGCTGCTTCTCCCTCTTATCGGTAAGCTACCTGCGATCCAGAGAAGGGCCAGGAGGAAAAAGTGGCTGCTGGAGAAGAGTCAGgacaaggagggagaggaggaggaggaagcaaagCGAATTGGAGCGGGTCCCGGAGCTGTCGTCGTCAGGCAGAATCATCCTGTTGACGTGGCTGAGTCAAACCCCAGCAGCACGCCAAATCTCTGTCCATCACAGATTAGGACCgatgacaaacagacaggtggagagacaGCACAGCCAATCAGCTTTACCGCTGAGGAGATGGACAAATATCGCCTCCTGCAAGAGCAGGCGAGAGAGCACATGCAGAAAGTCCTGGAACGGACGCAGGAGAGTGCGGATACACACACGGagacaaactacacacacagtgcacaggCAGACGACCGTTTGACGTCAGAGGAACAATACACACTGGTACCCTTGCACAACCCCCCACAGCCTCAGGCCCAGTCGATTCACACGGACACGATGCAAACGCAAGCACAACACGGCCTCCAGATCAGCCTCCTGCTCCCACACGTGACCCCACAGGAGAACTTCACTCGGGCCATGGCTCTCAGACTCCCCAGCCTCCCCCCTCTCCCAGCATCACCCCCTCACCAG CTCCATCACATCATTTTACAGCACGCAGCCCTATCCttgcccccctcctcctcctcctcgcctgcCTCATCCCCTTCTCCTGCCATGCACCCTCACCCGCTTCCGCCGATTCACCACTCCCTCCCCCATCAGCTTCACC TccccttctccatctcctccctgtttccctccatcctcctgtcCCATCACcccatccctctcctccctcagtcGGCCGCCTTCCACGCGACCCCGCTCTCTCAGCTCTCCCCAGTAGCTCTGCAGCCCTTGAACCCGCAGCCTTTCATGGACAGAGTGTGGCCGGTGAGGTTTCAACAGAAGGCGTTATGA